A single window of Vigna unguiculata cultivar IT97K-499-35 chromosome 1, ASM411807v1, whole genome shotgun sequence DNA harbors:
- the LOC114186230 gene encoding DNA repair protein RAD50 isoform X1: MSTVDKMLIKGIRSFDPENKNVITFFKPLTLIVGPNGAGKTTIIECLKLSCTGELPPNARSGHSFIHDPKVAGETETKGQIKLRFKTAAGKDVVCVRSFQLTQKASKMEYKAIESVLQTINPHTGEKVCLSYRCADMDREIPALMGVSKAILENVIFVHQDEANWPLQDPSTLKKKFDDIFSATRYTKALEVIKKLHKEQAQEIKTYKLKLEHLQTLKDAAYKLRESIAHDQEKTESVKCQVLQLEDSIKQLEDKIHHAEETLKDLRKLQEQISTKTAQRSTLLKEQEKQHAALVEENEDSDELLLEWKTKFDERIAILEAKIRKLKRESDDATEKGTALTNNIGHTIKEIAKLQAEAEAHMSLKNERDSSIQDLFTTYSLGSLPTSPFSDEVALNLSRRVKSRLADLEKDLDEKKKANDNELEMAWDCYMDANDRWKDIEAKIKAMQGIKDGILKRIEEKKNELDSSEHQMTNVNLSHIDERERHLKKEIEKKESQLSQRQFESIIPQMQNEIFSVDQKIRAVNSEKDIMTADSADRVMLSHKKAELENRKKKHKKMFDDLKDKIRKVLKGRVPLDKDVKKEITQALRAVGAEFDDMNAKYRDAEKEVNMLQIKIQEVNGNLSKHRKDLESRKRFIDSKLQSLDQQCSGLDSYLKVLESSKEKRDVQRSKYNIADGMRQMFDPFERVARAHHVCPCCERPFSPEEEDNFVKKQRVKAASSAEHMKVLAVESSNAESHFQQLDKLRMVYEEYVKLGKETIPNTEKELQQLKDEMDDKSQALDDVLGVLAQVKTDKDLVDTLVQPVENADRLFEEIQDLQKQVEDLEDKLDFRGQGVKSLEEIQLELKTLQSTKDNLQSELERLRDEQIHMEKDLSHICNRRHNLTEEKLKATNLLQGVKRLEEELERLTEEKTQVDLDEKHLADALGPFSVEKDRLLANYNDMKIRLNLEYEDLAEQKRSYKQEAESLFRMNSKIKEYSDLKKGDRLKELQEKNSRSQTELESCDTRKKEISAELVKSKDLMQNQDQLRRKIDDNLNYRKTKAEVDELAHEIETLEENILKAGGISTIETERQKLSQERERLLSEVNRCRGTMSVYQSNISKNKVDLKQAQYKDIDKRYFDQLIQLKTTEMANKDLDRYYNALDKALMRFHTMKMEEINKIIRELWQQTYRGQDIDYISIHSDSEGAGTRSYSYKVLMQTGDAELEMRGRCSAGQKVLASLIIRLALAETFCLNCGILALDEPTTNLDGPNAESLAAALVRIMEDRKGQENFQLIVITHDERFAQLIGQRQHAERYYRVAKDDLQHSIIESQEIFD, from the exons ATGAGCACCGTTGATAAAATGCTGATCAAGGGCATCCGGAGTTTCGACCCGGAGAACAAGAACGTCATCACCTTCTTCAAGCCCTTAACCCTAATCGTTGGTCCCAACGGTGCCGGCAAGACC ACCATCATCGAGTGTTTGAAGCTTTCTTGCACCGGCGAGTTGCCTCCTAATGCCAGGTCTGGCCACAGTTTCATCCACGACCCCAAG GTCGCCGGGGAAACCGAAACCAAGGGACAGATTAAGCTCCGATTCAAGACGGCCGCCGGCAAAGACGTGGTCTGCGTCAGGTCCTTTCAGCTTACGCAAAAGGCCTCTAAAATGGAATACAAGGCTATTGAGAGTGTGCTTCAGACCATTAATCCTCACACGGGAGAG AAAGTTTGCCTCAGCTATCGATGCGCTGACATGGATAGAGAGATTCCTGCGCTCATGGGTGTTTCCAAGGCCATTCTCGAAAACGTTATATTCGTTCACCAAGATGAAGCCAACTGGCCCCTACAGGATCCTTCCACCTTAAAGAAGAAGTTTGACGACATCTTTTCCGCAACTCG ATACACCAAGGCATTGGAAGTTATAAAGAAACTTCACAAGGAGCAGGCTCAAGAGATAAAGACTTACAAGCTCAAACTGGAACATCTTCAAACTCTCAAAGATGCTGCTTATAAG cTAAGGGAAAGCATTGCACACGATCAAGAGAAAACAGAGTCTGTAAAGTGTCAAGTACTGCAGTTGGAAGATAGCATTAAACAATTGGAGGATAAAATTCATCATGCAGAGGAAACGTTGAAAGATTTGCGAAAACTGCAAGAGCAGATATCAACTAAAACTGCTCAGCGAAGCACCCTGCTTAAGGAACAAGAGAAGCAACATGCTGCACTTGTTGAGGAGAATGAAG aTTCTGATGAGTTATTGTTGGAATGGAAGACCAAGTTTGATGAAAGGATTGCAATTTTAGAAGCAAAGATAAGAAAGTTGAAAAGAGAATCGGATGATGCTACCGAGAAAGGTACTGCCCTCACGAATAACATTGGTCATACCATCAAAGAGATTGCCAAACTACAAGCTGAAGCAGAA GCTCACATGTCTTTGAAGAATGAGCGTGATTCCTCCATTCAAGATCTTTTTACTACATATAGTTTAGGGTCTCTTCCAACTTCTCCTTTCAGTGATGAGGTTGCTTTAAATCTCTCTAGGCGTGTAAAATCAAGGTTGGCAGATCTTGAGAAAGATCTTGATGAGAAAAAG AAAGCAAATGACAACGAACTTGAGATGGCATGGGATTGCTACATGGATGCTAATGACCGTTGGAAAGATATTGAGGCTAAAATAAAGGCCATGCAAGGGATCAAG GATGGCATTCTGAAGCGcattgaagagaagaaaaacgAGCTCGATTCATCTGAACATCAAATGACTAATGTGAACTTATCTCACATAGATGAAAGAGAAAGACATTTG AAAAAGGAGATTGAGAAGAAGGAAAGTCAACTATCTCAAAGACAATTTGAATCCATTATACCTCAAATGCAAAATGAGATATTTAGTGTAGATCAAAAGATTAGGGCTGTCAATTCAGAGAAGGATATCATGACTGCTGATTCAGCGGACAGAGTTATGCTATCTCATAAGAAAGCAGAGTTGGAAAATCGgaaaaagaaacataagaaaAT gtTTGATGACCTAAAGGACAAAATTAGAAAGGTGCTGAAAGGGAGGGTTCCTCTTGATAAGGATGTGAAAAAGGAAATTACTCAAGCATTAAG GGCTGTTGGAGCGGAATTTGATGATATGAATGCAAAGTACCGCGATGCTGAGAAGGAAGTCAATATGttgcaaataaaaatacaagaagtTAATGGTAACCTATCCAAACACCGCAAGGATTTGGAAT CAAGAAAGAGATTTATTGATTCGAAGCTTCAGTCTTTGGATCAGCAATGTTCTGGACTTGATTCTTATCTCAAAGTTTTAGAGTCTTCCAAGGAAAAAAGAGATGTACAGAGAAG CAAATATAATATTGCTGATGGTATGAGGCAGATGTTTGATCCTTTTGAAAGGGTTGCCAGAGCTCATCATGTTTGCCCTTGCTGTGAGCGGCCCTTCTCTCCAGAAGAAGAAGACAATTTTGTCAAGAAG CAAAGAGTGAAGGCAGCTAGTTCAGCTGAACATATGAAAGTTCTCGCTGTGGAATCCTCAAATGCAGAGTCTCATTTTCAGCAGCTGGACAAGCTTAGGATGGTTTACGAAGAATATGTTAAACTTGGCAAGGAGACCATCCCTAATACTGAAAAGGAACTTCAGCAACTTAAAGATGAGATGGATGACAAATCTCAGGCTCTTGATGAT GTTTTAGGTGTTTTAGCACAAGTGAAAACTGACAAGGATTTAGTTGACACATTGGTGCAACCTGTTGAAAATGCTGATCGGCTTTTCGAAGAAATTCAAGATTTGCAAAAGCAAGTTGAGGATTTAGAAGATAAGCTTGATTTTCGTGGACAGGGAGTGAAGTCTCTGGAAGAGATTCAACTGGAGCTTAAAACCCTGCAGAGCACCAA GGACAATTTGCAATCTGAATTGGAGAGGTTGAGGGATGAACAAATACATATGGAGAAGGATCTATCACATATTTGTAACCGGCGGCACAATCTAACGGAGGAGAAATTGAAAGCAACCAACTTATTGCAAGGTGTTAAGAGATTAGAAGAAGAATTGGAACGTTTGACTGAAGAAAAGACTCAAGTTGATCTTGATGAGAAG CATTTGGCAGATGCTCTCGGACCTTTTTCCGTTGAGAAAGATAGATTACTGGCTAACTATAATGATATGAAAATTAGACTCAACCTTGAGTACGAGGACCTGGCTGAGCAAAAGAGAAGTTACAAGCAAGAAGCTGAATCACTTTTCAGAATGAATTCTAAGATCAAAGA GTATTCCGATTTAAAGAAAGGAGATAGGTTGAAGGAACTGCAGGAAAAGAATTCTCGATCACAAACTGAACTTGAAAGTTGTGATACCAGGAAGAAGGAAATTTCAGCTGAGTTAGTCAAAAGTAAAGATTTGATGCAAAATCAAGATCAGTTAAGAAGAAAAATTGATGACAACTTAAATTATAGGAAAACTAAGGCTGAAGTGGATGAGCTAGCACATGAAATTGAAACActagaagaaaatatattaaaggcTGGTGGGATCTCTACCATTGAAACTGAACGCCAGAAACTATCACAGGAGAGGGAGAGACTTCTTTCAGAG GTAAACCGGTGCCGTGGAACAATGTCTGTTTACCAAAGCAATATTTCCAAAAATAAGGTTGATCTTAAGCAGGCTCAATATAAGGACATAGATAAGCGATACTTCGACCAGCTTATCCAGCTTAAG ACAACTGAAATGGCCAACAAGGATCTGGACAGATACTACAATGCACTTGATAA GGCACTGATGCGCTTCCACAcaatgaaaatggaagagatcaACAAAATTATTAGGGAGTTGTGGCAGCAAACCTATAGAGGGCAAGACATAGACTACATCAGTATTCATTCAGACTCCGAAGGTGCAGGGACCCGTTCCTACAGTTACAAG GTTCTTATGCAGACTGGTGATGCAGAGTTGGAGATGAGAGGAAGATGTAGTGCTGGTCAGAAG GTTCTGGCATCTCTTATCATACGTTTGGCACTGGCTGAAACGTTTTGTCTCAATTGTGGAATACTTGCGCTGGATGAACCTACCACAAATTTGGATGGACCAAATGCTGAAAGTCTGGCTGCAGCTCTTGTAAG GATCATGGAGGACAGGAAAGGGCAGGAAAATTTTCAGCTAATTGTAATCACTCATGATGAGCGTTTTGCTCAACTGATTGGTCAGCGCCAGCATGCAGAGAGATATTATCGTGTCGCCAAAGATGATCT TCAGCACAGTATAATCGAAAGTCAGGAGATATTTGACTGA
- the LOC114186230 gene encoding DNA repair protein RAD50 isoform X2 gives MPGLATVSSTTPRYTKALEVIKKLHKEQAQEIKTYKLKLEHLQTLKDAAYKLRESIAHDQEKTESVKCQVLQLEDSIKQLEDKIHHAEETLKDLRKLQEQISTKTAQRSTLLKEQEKQHAALVEENEDSDELLLEWKTKFDERIAILEAKIRKLKRESDDATEKGTALTNNIGHTIKEIAKLQAEAEAHMSLKNERDSSIQDLFTTYSLGSLPTSPFSDEVALNLSRRVKSRLADLEKDLDEKKKANDNELEMAWDCYMDANDRWKDIEAKIKAMQGIKDGILKRIEEKKNELDSSEHQMTNVNLSHIDERERHLKKEIEKKESQLSQRQFESIIPQMQNEIFSVDQKIRAVNSEKDIMTADSADRVMLSHKKAELENRKKKHKKMFDDLKDKIRKVLKGRVPLDKDVKKEITQALRAVGAEFDDMNAKYRDAEKEVNMLQIKIQEVNGNLSKHRKDLESRKRFIDSKLQSLDQQCSGLDSYLKVLESSKEKRDVQRSKYNIADGMRQMFDPFERVARAHHVCPCCERPFSPEEEDNFVKKQRVKAASSAEHMKVLAVESSNAESHFQQLDKLRMVYEEYVKLGKETIPNTEKELQQLKDEMDDKSQALDDVLGVLAQVKTDKDLVDTLVQPVENADRLFEEIQDLQKQVEDLEDKLDFRGQGVKSLEEIQLELKTLQSTKDNLQSELERLRDEQIHMEKDLSHICNRRHNLTEEKLKATNLLQGVKRLEEELERLTEEKTQVDLDEKHLADALGPFSVEKDRLLANYNDMKIRLNLEYEDLAEQKRSYKQEAESLFRMNSKIKEYSDLKKGDRLKELQEKNSRSQTELESCDTRKKEISAELVKSKDLMQNQDQLRRKIDDNLNYRKTKAEVDELAHEIETLEENILKAGGISTIETERQKLSQERERLLSEVNRCRGTMSVYQSNISKNKVDLKQAQYKDIDKRYFDQLIQLKTTEMANKDLDRYYNALDKALMRFHTMKMEEINKIIRELWQQTYRGQDIDYISIHSDSEGAGTRSYSYKVLMQTGDAELEMRGRCSAGQKVLASLIIRLALAETFCLNCGILALDEPTTNLDGPNAESLAAALVRIMEDRKGQENFQLIVITHDERFAQLIGQRQHAERYYRVAKDDLQHSIIESQEIFD, from the exons ATGCCAGGTCTGGCCACAGTTTCATCCACGACCCCAAG ATACACCAAGGCATTGGAAGTTATAAAGAAACTTCACAAGGAGCAGGCTCAAGAGATAAAGACTTACAAGCTCAAACTGGAACATCTTCAAACTCTCAAAGATGCTGCTTATAAG cTAAGGGAAAGCATTGCACACGATCAAGAGAAAACAGAGTCTGTAAAGTGTCAAGTACTGCAGTTGGAAGATAGCATTAAACAATTGGAGGATAAAATTCATCATGCAGAGGAAACGTTGAAAGATTTGCGAAAACTGCAAGAGCAGATATCAACTAAAACTGCTCAGCGAAGCACCCTGCTTAAGGAACAAGAGAAGCAACATGCTGCACTTGTTGAGGAGAATGAAG aTTCTGATGAGTTATTGTTGGAATGGAAGACCAAGTTTGATGAAAGGATTGCAATTTTAGAAGCAAAGATAAGAAAGTTGAAAAGAGAATCGGATGATGCTACCGAGAAAGGTACTGCCCTCACGAATAACATTGGTCATACCATCAAAGAGATTGCCAAACTACAAGCTGAAGCAGAA GCTCACATGTCTTTGAAGAATGAGCGTGATTCCTCCATTCAAGATCTTTTTACTACATATAGTTTAGGGTCTCTTCCAACTTCTCCTTTCAGTGATGAGGTTGCTTTAAATCTCTCTAGGCGTGTAAAATCAAGGTTGGCAGATCTTGAGAAAGATCTTGATGAGAAAAAG AAAGCAAATGACAACGAACTTGAGATGGCATGGGATTGCTACATGGATGCTAATGACCGTTGGAAAGATATTGAGGCTAAAATAAAGGCCATGCAAGGGATCAAG GATGGCATTCTGAAGCGcattgaagagaagaaaaacgAGCTCGATTCATCTGAACATCAAATGACTAATGTGAACTTATCTCACATAGATGAAAGAGAAAGACATTTG AAAAAGGAGATTGAGAAGAAGGAAAGTCAACTATCTCAAAGACAATTTGAATCCATTATACCTCAAATGCAAAATGAGATATTTAGTGTAGATCAAAAGATTAGGGCTGTCAATTCAGAGAAGGATATCATGACTGCTGATTCAGCGGACAGAGTTATGCTATCTCATAAGAAAGCAGAGTTGGAAAATCGgaaaaagaaacataagaaaAT gtTTGATGACCTAAAGGACAAAATTAGAAAGGTGCTGAAAGGGAGGGTTCCTCTTGATAAGGATGTGAAAAAGGAAATTACTCAAGCATTAAG GGCTGTTGGAGCGGAATTTGATGATATGAATGCAAAGTACCGCGATGCTGAGAAGGAAGTCAATATGttgcaaataaaaatacaagaagtTAATGGTAACCTATCCAAACACCGCAAGGATTTGGAAT CAAGAAAGAGATTTATTGATTCGAAGCTTCAGTCTTTGGATCAGCAATGTTCTGGACTTGATTCTTATCTCAAAGTTTTAGAGTCTTCCAAGGAAAAAAGAGATGTACAGAGAAG CAAATATAATATTGCTGATGGTATGAGGCAGATGTTTGATCCTTTTGAAAGGGTTGCCAGAGCTCATCATGTTTGCCCTTGCTGTGAGCGGCCCTTCTCTCCAGAAGAAGAAGACAATTTTGTCAAGAAG CAAAGAGTGAAGGCAGCTAGTTCAGCTGAACATATGAAAGTTCTCGCTGTGGAATCCTCAAATGCAGAGTCTCATTTTCAGCAGCTGGACAAGCTTAGGATGGTTTACGAAGAATATGTTAAACTTGGCAAGGAGACCATCCCTAATACTGAAAAGGAACTTCAGCAACTTAAAGATGAGATGGATGACAAATCTCAGGCTCTTGATGAT GTTTTAGGTGTTTTAGCACAAGTGAAAACTGACAAGGATTTAGTTGACACATTGGTGCAACCTGTTGAAAATGCTGATCGGCTTTTCGAAGAAATTCAAGATTTGCAAAAGCAAGTTGAGGATTTAGAAGATAAGCTTGATTTTCGTGGACAGGGAGTGAAGTCTCTGGAAGAGATTCAACTGGAGCTTAAAACCCTGCAGAGCACCAA GGACAATTTGCAATCTGAATTGGAGAGGTTGAGGGATGAACAAATACATATGGAGAAGGATCTATCACATATTTGTAACCGGCGGCACAATCTAACGGAGGAGAAATTGAAAGCAACCAACTTATTGCAAGGTGTTAAGAGATTAGAAGAAGAATTGGAACGTTTGACTGAAGAAAAGACTCAAGTTGATCTTGATGAGAAG CATTTGGCAGATGCTCTCGGACCTTTTTCCGTTGAGAAAGATAGATTACTGGCTAACTATAATGATATGAAAATTAGACTCAACCTTGAGTACGAGGACCTGGCTGAGCAAAAGAGAAGTTACAAGCAAGAAGCTGAATCACTTTTCAGAATGAATTCTAAGATCAAAGA GTATTCCGATTTAAAGAAAGGAGATAGGTTGAAGGAACTGCAGGAAAAGAATTCTCGATCACAAACTGAACTTGAAAGTTGTGATACCAGGAAGAAGGAAATTTCAGCTGAGTTAGTCAAAAGTAAAGATTTGATGCAAAATCAAGATCAGTTAAGAAGAAAAATTGATGACAACTTAAATTATAGGAAAACTAAGGCTGAAGTGGATGAGCTAGCACATGAAATTGAAACActagaagaaaatatattaaaggcTGGTGGGATCTCTACCATTGAAACTGAACGCCAGAAACTATCACAGGAGAGGGAGAGACTTCTTTCAGAG GTAAACCGGTGCCGTGGAACAATGTCTGTTTACCAAAGCAATATTTCCAAAAATAAGGTTGATCTTAAGCAGGCTCAATATAAGGACATAGATAAGCGATACTTCGACCAGCTTATCCAGCTTAAG ACAACTGAAATGGCCAACAAGGATCTGGACAGATACTACAATGCACTTGATAA GGCACTGATGCGCTTCCACAcaatgaaaatggaagagatcaACAAAATTATTAGGGAGTTGTGGCAGCAAACCTATAGAGGGCAAGACATAGACTACATCAGTATTCATTCAGACTCCGAAGGTGCAGGGACCCGTTCCTACAGTTACAAG GTTCTTATGCAGACTGGTGATGCAGAGTTGGAGATGAGAGGAAGATGTAGTGCTGGTCAGAAG GTTCTGGCATCTCTTATCATACGTTTGGCACTGGCTGAAACGTTTTGTCTCAATTGTGGAATACTTGCGCTGGATGAACCTACCACAAATTTGGATGGACCAAATGCTGAAAGTCTGGCTGCAGCTCTTGTAAG GATCATGGAGGACAGGAAAGGGCAGGAAAATTTTCAGCTAATTGTAATCACTCATGATGAGCGTTTTGCTCAACTGATTGGTCAGCGCCAGCATGCAGAGAGATATTATCGTGTCGCCAAAGATGATCT TCAGCACAGTATAATCGAAAGTCAGGAGATATTTGACTGA
- the LOC114184514 gene encoding Werner Syndrome-like exonuclease, which translates to MKNVKEEESGFTRLASFVCDCEPFTEEELEGIEASLSNPNNKRRFDDLTPRRRRLPESLIALQHPNISSLSRRPGYSRMRLPAIKFSGRIMYSRTFDSVQKAVAKLLQALDVKNREIVQFAIGFDIEWKPSFTKGVPPGKVAVMQICTDSSHCHVLHLIHSGIPPNLQLLLEDPTVLKVGVGIDSDATKVFRDYKISVKGVTDLSFHANQKLGGDHKWGLSSLTEKLLSKQLKKPNKIRLGNWETPVLSKEQLEYAATDAFASWYLYQAIKDLPDAQVTDKSGEVDVGLLQD; encoded by the exons ATGAAGAACGTGAAGGAGGAGGAGAGTGGTTTCACGCGCCTTGCCTCATTCGTCTGCGATTGTGAACCTTTCACGGAGGAAGAGCTTGAAGGCATCGAAGCTTCTCTTTCCAACCCTAACAACAAACGTCGGTTCGACGATCTCACTCCTCGCCGCCGTCGCTTGCCCGAATCGCTTATCGCTCTTCAACACCCAAATATTTCTTCTTTATCCCGTCGTCCAG GCTATTCAAGAATGAGATTACCTGCAATTAAGTTTAGTGGTCGAATTATGTATAGCAGGACTTTTGATTCTGTACAGAAAGCTGTAGCAAAACTCTTACAAGCCCTGGACGTAAAAAATAGAGAGATTGTGCAATTTGCAATTGGATTTGATATTGAGTGGAAACCTTCCTTCACTAAAG GCGTTCCACCCGGAAAGGTAGCAGTCATGCAGATATGTACTGACAGTAGTCATTGTCATGTTCTACATCTAATTCATTCTGGAATCCCTCCAAATTTACAGCTTTTGCTTGAAGATCCTACAGTTCTGAAG GTTGGAGTTGGGATTGATAGTGATGCCACGAAGGTTTTTAGAGATTATAAAATATCTGTCAAAGGTGTGACGGATCTTTCTTTCCATGCCAATCAGAAGCTTGGTGGTGATCACAAGTGGGGTCTTTCATCTTTGACCGAAAAACTTTTATCGAAACAG CTGAAAAAGCCCAATAAAATAAGACTGGGAAATTGGGAGACTCCTGTTTTGTCAAAGGAGCAACTAGAGTACGCTGCAACCGATGCTTTTGCTTCTTGGTATCTTTATCAG GCAATTAAAGATCTGCCGGACGCCCAAGTCACGGACAAAAGTGGCGAAGTTGATGTTGGTCTACTGCAGGACTGA
- the LOC114184520 gene encoding Werner Syndrome-like exonuclease, translated as MRLPAIKFSGRIMYSRTFDSVQKAAAELLQALDEKNREIVQFPFGFDIEWKPSFHKDDPPSKVAVMQICTDSSHCHVLHLIHSGIPPNLQLLQICHCYKLDFLFFFFCLRQLINYVSFNTKFGVRKVGVGIDSDATKVFRDYKISVKGVTDLSFHAKQKLGGDRNWGLSSLTEKLLSKQLKKPKKITLGNWETPVLSKEQLEYAATDAFASWYLYQAIKDLPDAQVTDKSRKVDGCVTKFRPWWRRRGRNRF; from the exons ATGAGATTACCTGCAATTAAGTTTAGTGGTCGAATTATGTATAGCAGGACTTTTGATTCTGTACAGAAAGCTGCAGCAGAACTCTTACAGGCCCTGGACGAAAAAAATAGAGAGATTGTGCAATTTCCATTTGGATTTGACATTGAGTGGAAACCTTCCTTCCATAAAG ACGATCCACCCTCAAAGGTAGCAGTCATGCAGATATGTACTGACAGTAGTCATTGTCATGTTCTACATCTAATTCATTCTGGAATCCCTCCAAATTTACAGCTCTTGCAGATATGTCATTGTTATAAACTggatttcttgttttttttcttttgtctacGTCAACTAATCAATTATGTAAGTTTTAATACAAAGTTTGGTGTGCGCAAGGTTGGAGTTGGGATTGATAGTGATGCCACGAAGGTTTTTAGAGATTATAAAATATCTGTCAAAGGTGTGACAGATCTTTCTTTCCATGCCAAACAGAAGCTTGGTGGTGATCGCAATTGGGGTCTTTCATCTTTGACCGAAAAACTTTTATCGAAACAG CTGAAAAAGCCCAAGAAAATAACACTGGGAAATTGGGAGACTCCTGTTTTGTCAAAGGAGCAACTAGAGTACGCTGCAACCGATGCTTTTGCTTCTTGGTATCTTTATCAG GCAATTAAAGATCTGCCGGACGCCCAAGTCACGGACAAAAGTCGCAAAGTTGATGGTTGTGTTACTAAATTTCGGCCATGGTGGCGCCGCCGTGGCAGAAATCGATTTTAG